One Pongo abelii isolate AG06213 chromosome 12, NHGRI_mPonAbe1-v2.0_pri, whole genome shotgun sequence DNA segment encodes these proteins:
- the LOC100937427 gene encoding immunoglobulin kappa variable 1-12, with protein sequence MDMRVPAQLLGLLLLWLPGARGDIQMTQSPSSVSASVGDRVTITCRASQSISSWLAWYQQKPGKAPKLLIYKASNLQSGVPSRFSGSGSGTDFTLTISSLQPEDFATYYCQQHSSTPPTVLHTRTKTPREADV encoded by the exons ATGGACATGAGGGTCCCTGCTCAGCTCCTGGGGCTCCTGCTGCTCTGGCTCCCAG GTGCCAGAGGTGACATCCAGATGACCCAGTCTCCATCCTCCGTGTCTGCATCTGTAGGAGACAGAGTCACCATCACTTGTCGGGCAAGTCAGAGCATTAGCAGCTGGTTAGCATGGTATCAGCAAAAACCAGGGAAAGCCCCTAAGCTCCTGATCTATAAGGCGTCCAATTTGCAAAGTGGGGTCCCATCAAGGTTCAGCGGCAGTGGATCTGGGACAGATTTCACTCTTACCATCAGCAGCCTGCAGCCTGAAGATTTTGCAACTTATTACTGTCAACAGCATAGCAGTACCCCTCCCACAGTGTTACACACCCGAACAAAAACCCCCAGGGAAGCAGATGTGTGA